A segment of the Leptolyngbya sp. NIES-3755 genome:
GAAGCCACTGTCATCTTTGATTCGACCGTTCTCGATCGAGATTCCATAAAACAGTTTGCCGTCCCCTTGTTCGTTCCAGCCCAGATAGTTCTTAAATTCAAAGTCTGGTAAGGGTCGAGAGGGCTGAATCGCTTTGCCAAAATATTCTTCAACCTTGGCACGGAATTTCTCAACGCCCCATTCTTCCACGAGGTACTTCATCCGAGAATGTCTGCGGTCAGAACGATCGCCATAATCGCGCTGAGTTGCCACGATCGCTTTTACGACATCGTACACATCGGCTCGATCGACATACCCGATCGGATCTGCCAATCTAGGAAATGTTTCTTCTTTCCCGTGTGTCCGCCCCAGTCCGCCACCTGCATAGACGTTGAAGCCTTCGAGTTCACCCTGATCGTTCGTTAAAACCACGAGTGAAACATCTTGCGAGAATAAATCGATCGAGTTATCTCCCGGAACTGTGACCCCGATCTTGAACTTACGCGGCAGATAATATGTTCCATAAATTGGCTCTGGTGAATCCTCAATATTCGAGCCGTTAATATTCCGCTTCCGGGCTGCCACGACCTCCGGATCTTCCTCACCTGTAACCGCTTTCTCGCCATCGAGCCAAATCTCGTAGTATGCACCTGCTTGCGGCGTTAACAAGTCCGCCAAGTTATTTGCATACTGTCGGGCATATTCGTATTCAGGACGATTTCTAAACGGTGCAGGCGGAGACATGACATTTCGATTGACATCACCGCAAGCGCTCAGAGTCGAACCCATGCTTTTCACAATCGCTTGAATCGTCGCTTTCAAATTCTTTTTCAATACGCCATGAAGCTGGAACGCCTGACGAGTCGTCACCCGAATCGTGTGATTCCCGTATTCGTCAGATAAACGATCGATCGTTAAATACAGTTCTGGTGGAACGAACCCTCCTGGTGAGCGAGTTCGCAACATCATCGAATAATCTTTTTCCTGACCTTTAACGCGGTTATCGCGATTGTCTTGCTGATAAGACCCGTGGAATTTAATCAGTTGAATGCCGTCGTCGCTGAATGCTTTCGTGTCAAGCCGCAATTCTGAAGCAACAGGTTCG
Coding sequences within it:
- a CDS encoding sulfite reductase subunit beta (similar to AA sequence:cyanobase_aa:LBDG_21960); translated protein: MVISSTPIVRKPSKVEGIKERSNFLREPVASELRLDTKAFSDDGIQLIKFHGSYQQDNRDNRVKGQEKDYSMMLRTRSPGGFVPPELYLTIDRLSDEYGNHTIRVTTRQAFQLHGVLKKNLKATIQAIVKSMGSTLSACGDVNRNVMSPPAPFRNRPEYEYARQYANNLADLLTPQAGAYYEIWLDGEKAVTGEEDPEVVAARKRNINGSNIEDSPEPIYGTYYLPRKFKIGVTVPGDNSIDLFSQDVSLVVLTNDQGELEGFNVYAGGGLGRTHGKEETFPRLADPIGYVDRADVYDVVKAIVATQRDYGDRSDRRHSRMKYLVEEWGVEKFRAKVEEYFGKAIQPSRPLPDFEFKNYLGWNEQGDGKLFYGISIENGRIKDDSGFRLKTALRKIVSKFNLPILLTPSQNVLLYDIKPEDRQRINRLLREHGIERPDKIDPLIRDAMACPALPTCGLATAESERVSLPVLTRIRLLLDKVGLPNESFIVRMTGCPNGCARPYLAELAFVGTGPNTYQVWMGAAPNQTRLAKVFIEKMNMDDLETVFEPVFTLFKKERKPGESFGDFCDRYGLDRIHEFTGV